The sequence gcatgcaaagtatatgcaaCTGAGCTTGTTGGTTGGGTGCAAGTGAATGTGCCATTCAGTGATCTGATGAGCTTCTCATGAAACTTTGCTGTATTCCAGGTTTTGATTTGCTCAAATGTATATGTAGGCATGACCCAACTTTAAATGAGCTTTAAGGTCCTCCTTAAAATCTGCTTTGAAGGCAAGTTTAAttgacctggtttgcacatcacattaatATGTAGTTAGAATAAACTACTGTTTAATGTGAACAAACAGTGTGCTGGTGTATGCTGCTGAAACCATGGGTGCTTCACTCTGCTCCCGCTCCTGCTGCTGTGCTACCAGGAAACAAGCCATAATCTGGCTAGTCATGTTGCCCGAATTCGGGTTTGGCAAtaaaccaagaacaaatcttggcttCGCTCATAGTTTGTTTCGGAGAACCCATGTTTGGATGACACAAGAAGCCAATGCATGGCTTGTTTCATGGCAGCACAAGAGGAAAGTGCTCACAGTTTCACCAGCGTGCACCAGCACactgcttgttcacattaaaccatagttaactaTGATTTAATGTGGCATGCAGAAAAGCCTCAGTTGTAAAAGAGTCCTCCAATCTAGGCTATCCAATAGAGAAGTTAGCGCTGAAATAAGAGGAAGTGGCAGCAGTCTTCTAAAAGAAATGTACTTATCTGGAATCATTGCACGTATTGCTAGAGAGACATGAAAGCGCAAAGCAATCTAACAACGTAATTATTTATTTCCAAACCAGGGATGTCTTGCCATTCACCTTGAGGTTGCCTCATGCTATTGCAACAGCAACGACAGAGGCTGAACTTGAAAAGGTGGCTCAGCTGGGACTGAGTAAGTATGTCTGTTGATTTGGCCTAAGTAAATTTTGTTCCACCTCAGCAGAGAATGATCAAAAACTAAAGTAGATTTTTTTAGCACAATCTTCAAGACTGTTGCATTTAGTCAGCATGAAGACCGCAGAGTATTGCATTGCATTGTAACCAGGGATAGCCATGAAGGGGCTTAGACAGTGCTCTAAAACTGGTATGCATATCCTAGAAACCTTGTCACAATTAATTTTCCAGAGTAGGAGCTACTTTGAGAAGCAGGTTGGGAGTGGTGGGCCAGCAACTCAACTCACAGGGATCTGCCAATGTGCTGTGGCCACTGATACAATTTCTCCAGAGGTTTGTCACCTTGGTTGGTTGGAAGTCTGGTGACCATCCCTCACGGGGCTGGGGTTTGCTCAGAATCCTCCAGATTTAATCCCTAACCTTAGACTTACAGACTGCCATGCTGTTCTTTCTTGCCTATAACTGGAGCTCAAAGGCTCAAGCCAACATGCAGCCAATGAGGAAGTAACAAATTTGTCTTCCCTTGGCCAACCCCACAGTCCTTGACTGACATTCTGAGCTTCAGCACATCACTATTTTGTTTCACATATGGTATCTGTCTTTCCTCCAGGGAGATGAGGGGTTAttttattcccctcccccatccaaaAAACCCAGTGGGGTAGATTAGGCTGTAATATATAGTGACTGGCCGAAGATCACCAGATGAGCTTTGTGCCTGAGCAGAGCTATCAACTCAGATTGCTGCAGTCCAGATTCTACATTCTATCCATTTTACCACACTGATTCTTGGAGgggacggacggacagacagacagacagcagtTTCATGAATCAAAATGATCATGGAAGGCTTCCTTAAGAAAAAACTCTGGTATCTATAAGAGCCACTTCCACATACATATGTTTGTGTTTCATTCTTTTTGAGTTATTAAACAAACACTACAGCTGGGGATGGAAAACTCCTTTGGAAAGTAGAATGTTACAAAAAAGACGGgaggaagattttaaaaaaagacaggagGAACTGGGAAACTAGGAGGGATAAGATTATGAGAGCagaatgtttatttgttttgtttacagatttctataccaccccacaCCAAAAATGGTCACAGGGTAGTTTACAAAAAGATAAggtaatataaaaacataataaagaatactttaaaagaattcTCATAAATTACATAAATACCATAATTAAAAACACTGTAGAAATTACTTAACTCATCAGCCACTAAAAGCCTGGTGATAAAGATGGGGTTTTACTTGACATCTGAAAGAATGCAAAGCTGAGGTCTGGGAGGTCATGCCACAGATGCAAAGTGATTGTGTCTAAATTTATCTTTCTAGGATATGAACAATATTTAAGCATGAAAAAAGATGTTCCACTGATGATTGATGGGGAGACTTGGTCATAGTCAGTGGCTGAATAAGGGGAACTTTCTTATCTCTGTTCTTAGGTGAAAAATGGAATTAGTTCTTTGGTGGAAAATTGAGATGAAACCCTTCCCTTCAACTTACAAGAGTCCAATTATAAATATCCAGAACAGATCATACCCCTAAATAGGAGTAAATATGATTCTATAAGTACATACAGGGTGAAGTCTAGATGACTGCATGATATACAGGAAAATTTGTGATATGTAGAAGCATGCACACAAGTTATATATAAACTTCTATATGCAGTATGGGCAATGAAAGTTATATAAAATCACTCATGGTGtggataaaataaataagatacttttttctccttccctcaTAACACACTAAATTTTGGTAGTACCCAATGACACTGATTGGTCCTAGATTCAAGTCAGAGAAAAATGGGGTTAGTCACACAATACATAAATTATGGCATTTATGTGGTGgtggccactagcttagatggaGGGTAGATATGTCACTGGCTATTAGCCATTGGAACTAAATAGAACTATCCTGTTCAGAGTCTATGTTTCTGAATTGTTATAGaaatatgcagagtaactcagtggtctgagcttgCAGTGTGCCAGTGTCTGTATTTACCTAAAAAACAGGCTTTTATCCtgtatttaaatcactgagacttaagacttagtaaaataagaaaaagctactttaaaaAATCCCAGAGGAGTCAGTTTAGAAGACTGCCTTTTTAGCACTTGCCACCCTCATTAGTATAAACAGAGATTGCCTGCATCTTTCAAACCTGTTATGTTGCATTATGGGCGAGGGGGTTTCTAGGAGTGATGCATACCTCCATCAGTAGCTCCTTCTCCCTTAATACTGTACTTTTTGGAAACACAGGCAATCTTCCATGAGGCAAAGTCAGGTGGTGACCTTTGGTAGCATATTTGGGCCAAAGTGGGAAACAGACGTGTCTGATCAATGGGGCCTTGTCCAGCAGAAGGTTATTTTGAGAAAGCTCTGCTGAAATGAAGTGAGGCTTGCAGGTCCTCTGTACTCTCTGTGTATGTTGCAGAGGGGTGGGAAAGGGTGCCATTTAAATTTTCCACCTCAGTGCTGAAAGTGCCTTGGGTAGGCCCTTTAAAGAAAGTTAAAGAACTCTTTGTATGAGTGCAAATGTTGTTAAGCAGAGTGTTCTGGGCACTagctgcataatatttgcattctTACACTAACCAAATAATTACTTTCAGGTTTTTGGAGTTCTCCAGCTAACAACAGGCTGCAAAATCCTTCAGCTCTCCAGAAGCCTCTGCCTTCAGATAGCGTTTACAAAAGCTCCCAGCAGCTCTGCCTTATAAATGGAGTTCATTCTATAAGAACCAGAACGCCTTCAGAGCTGGAGTGCAGCCAGACCAATGGAGCCTTGTGTTTTATTAATCCCCTCTTCTTGAAAGTGCATAGCCAGGATGTCAGTGGAAATTTGAAAAGGCAATCCCCAAGAACTCAAGATGTGAATGGCCCAGAGAGATCTCGTTCCCCCCCACCTCGGCCACCCCCACCTTCTATTCATAGCCTCCTTGCAAGCCCTCAGCTGTCCAGCAATATAAACCAGGCAAGTCTGCCAGAAACTGCCGACCACAACAAACACTGGGACTTGGATTTGCTGCAAAAGAGGCCAACTCCTATCCCACCTCCTCGCCTGAAGAAGAAGGCACTCTCTTTAGAAGCAGACAGCAGTGCAAAGAGCTCAGCAGTAATTAGACCGAGCCATAACTCAACGCATGGTTCAGAAACTGCTCACATTCCAGGTGGAGCCCCGCCTCAGCAAAACTTACCAGAGAGCCAAAAGAGCTCAGCTGCACTCTCTGAGTCACAAGTGCAGTGGAATGGAGGCAGACAGAGACTAAGCGACATGAGCCTTTCCACTTCCTCCTCTGACTCGCTCGATTTTGATCGGAGTATGCCACTCTTTCCTTATGATGGGGATACTAACAGCAGCCTGGAAGAGTATGAGGGTGAAAGTGACCAGGAGAGCATGGCACCACCCTTAAAGCCCAAGAAGAAAAGGACCAGTTCATTTGTGCTCCCCAAAATTGTTAAATCCCAACTGCGGAAAGTGAGTGGAGTTTTCAGTTCCTTCATGACCCCAGAGAAGAGAATGGTCAAGAAAATAGCAGAAATGTCTCGAGATAAGCGCACCTATTTTGGATGCCTGGTTCAGGACTATGTAAGCTTCCTACAGGAGAACAAGGAGTGCCATGTTTCTAGCACAGACATGCTTCAGACTATTCGGCAGTTTATGACCCAAGTTAAGAGCTACTTGTCTCAGAGCTCTGAACTGGATCCTCCTATTGAGTCTCTGATTCCAGAAGACCAAATAGGTAAGCAAGTGTGTGGCCTGCGTGCCTTGCCTCTCCTTTCAAAGGTGAAAACATGCTATCCTTGTAGTTGCAGTTTCCATGCCTGTTTGAAAGGTCCAGATCTTCTGTTACTAGTCAAAGTAGTAGCTGTTTCTCCTAGTTAAAATGCTGTATACTTCAAAGCAAAATAAACCGAAACAAAACCTACAGGAGAAAGTTAGTACGGAACACATGCTTTCTTCAGTATAACACTATCAGCATCTTAATGGTGTCTTACAAAGTAGCATAAGCAaaagacaggtccctgccccaagagaTTTACAGTCTACGTTGTGGGGGAGGCAATGTGAAAGGCAAGAAGAGTGCAAGAGATTACTGCAGTTATGCAGCATTCCTTTTCAGAAAGAAGTACAATATTCTTGAAAGTGACAGAGTATTTTAAAggattaaggctgcagttctgtgcacgctatCCCGGAAGCAAATCCTACTGAacacagtaggatttacttccaagtaaatataggATTGTGCAGCATGCTTTCATAGGACTGTGCTGCATGCACACTTAATTTGAGATTACAGTATTATATCaggtgggacttatttctgagtaagcatacatAAGTATGGTTGGTGGCagctatattttaatatattactAAAACTACACATCTTATAAATATAGATATTTAatcattttctgttttctgtatAGTATCTTATGTTGATTTTGGACTGCAGGATAGCAACATTGGGCAGTAATATATTTTGCTATTTAATTAAATCATTTATAAGCTGCATTTctatttttgaaaaattaaaacaggatacaaaaaccaacaataaaactgcagaataataaataattaagatCTTCTAGAAAAACTTATAAAGCAGAAGTAGATGATAATCTAAgcaatacatattttttaaacaaacctgTTGATGCACAAAAACATTTAATGGTTTTAACTTTGTCTCCTGAATGAGAAAAGGGTTGGTGCCTCTCTTACTTGTGGAAGAACAATGTTCCACAAATGTGGTGCCACCCCTGAAAAGTCTCTCTCTCCTCACTTGCTCCCTACCAGATATCACCTGGTGGGACACCTGGAGCTCCAGATTCTGAG is a genomic window of Rhineura floridana isolate rRhiFlo1 chromosome 1, rRhiFlo1.hap2, whole genome shotgun sequence containing:
- the RIN2 gene encoding ras and Rab interactor 2 isoform X2, which codes for MQKKVLSLRVPNDFGLCLKEFAIKESTYTFSLEGSGISFADLFRLIAFYCISRDVLPFTLRLPHAIATATTEAELEKVAQLGLSFWSSPANNRLQNPSALQKPLPSDSVYKSSQQLCLINGVHSIRTRTPSELECSQTNGALCFINPLFLKVHSQDVSGNLKRQSPRTQDVNGPERSRSPPPRPPPPSIHSLLASPQLSSNINQASLPETADHNKHWDLDLLQKRPTPIPPPRLKKKALSLEADSSAKSSAVIRPSHNSTHGSETAHIPGGAPPQQNLPESQKSSAALSESQVQWNGGRQRLSDMSLSTSSSDSLDFDRSMPLFPYDGDTNSSLEEYEGESDQESMAPPLKPKKKRTSSFVLPKIVKSQLRKVSGVFSSFMTPEKRMVKKIAEMSRDKRTYFGCLVQDYVSFLQENKECHVSSTDMLQTIRQFMTQVKSYLSQSSELDPPIESLIPEDQIDVVLEKAMHKCILKPLKDHVEVMLKEFHTADGSWKQLKENLQLVRQRNPQELGVFVPTPDFVDVEKIKVKFMTMQKMYSPEKKVMLLLRVCKLIYTVMENNSGRMYGADDFLPVLTYVVAQCDMLELDVEIEYMMELLDPSLLHGEGGYYLTSAYGALSLIKNFQEEQAARLLCSEARNTLRQWHKRRTTNRTIPSVDDFQNYLRVAFQEVNSGCTGKTLLVRPYITTEDVCRLCAEKFKVDNPDEYSLFLFIDDTWQQLTEDTYPQKIKAELHSRPQPQVFHFVYKRINSDSYGAIFQNSNSDHTW